Proteins encoded within one genomic window of Ursus arctos isolate Adak ecotype North America unplaced genomic scaffold, UrsArc2.0 scaffold_7, whole genome shotgun sequence:
- the FRAT2 gene encoding GSK-3-binding protein FRAT2: protein MPCRREEEEEAGEEAEGEAEEEEEDSFLLLEQSVTLGGSGEVDLLVAQIGETLQLDAAQDSPASPCAPPGPPLQPPRPPAAVRADKARPPALPLLLQPAPAEAVGPAPPGALRCALGDRGRVRGRAAPYFVAELAAGPSALPGPCRRGWLRGAVASRRLQQRRWPPAGTRARDDDPHRLLQQLVLSGNLIKEAVRRLQRAVAAVAATSPAGASGPGGGRSGPDPVALQPSGALH, encoded by the coding sequence ATGCCGTGccggagggaggaggaagaggaagccgGCGAGGAAGCGGAGggggaggcggaggaggaggaggaggacagctTCCTCCTGCTGGAGCAGTCGGTGACGCTGGGCGGCTCGGGCGAGGTGGACCTGCTGGTGGCCCAGATCGGCGAGACGCTGCAGCTGGACGCGGCGCAGGACAGCCCGGCCTCCCCGTGCGCGCCCCCGGGGCCGCCGCTGCAGCCCCCGCGACCCCCGGCGGCCGTGCGGGCGGACAAGGCCCGGCCCCCCGCGCTGCCGCTGCTTCTGCAGCCGGCGCCGGCCGAGGCGGTGGGCCCGGCGCCTCCGGGGGCCCTGCGCTGCGCCCTCGGGGACCGCGGCCGCGTGCGGGGCCGGGCTGCGCCCTACTTCGTGGCCGAGCTCGCCGCAGGCCCCAGCGCGCTGCCCGGGCCGTGCCGACGAGGATGGCTGCGGGGCGCCGTTGCCTCCCGCCGCCTGCAACAGCGACGATGGCCCCCAGCCGGGACGCGCGCCCGCGACGACGACCCGCACCGGCTCCTGCAGCAGCTGGTGCTCTCGGGGAACCTCATCAAGGAGGCCGTGCGGAGGCTTCAGCGAGCCGTCGCCGCTGTGGCAGCCACGAGCCCCGCGGGCGCCTCTGGGCCCGGAGGCGGCCGCAGCGGACCGGACCCTGTCGCCCTGCAGCCCTCCGGCGCCTTGCACTGA